The following coding sequences are from one Tolumonas lignilytica window:
- a CDS encoding carbohydrate ABC transporter permease, translating to MVADSSCASQADAKTNHAKVAALLSLIPGFGQFYNKQIVKGAIFFVILACFIGVSHDFLQTGFWGLFTLGTELPRDNSVFLLAKGIISLIVATFGVGVYYWSIRDAYLCGQKRDDGFALTSVKKQYQLLLSEGFPYMMITPGFILLVFVVVFPIIFGFSIAFTNYDLYHTPPAKLVDWVGLRNFFNIFHLDLWRSTFFDVLQWTVIWTLIATTLQCAVGVLLAILVNQKDLRFKPVIRTILILPWAVPGFVTILVFAGMFNETFGVINNGILAALGITPKAWMTDPFWTKTALIMMQTWLGFPFVFAMTTGVLQAIPDDLYEAATIDGASAWHKLTTITLPLVLYSIAPIIITQYTFNFNNFNIIYLFNNGGPAVMGSNAGGTDILVSWIYKLTMSSSQYAIAASITILLSIFVVGIALWQFRATNSFKQDDMA from the coding sequence TGCTAAAGTAGCGGCGCTGTTGTCGCTCATTCCAGGATTTGGTCAGTTCTATAACAAGCAAATTGTTAAAGGGGCCATCTTCTTCGTTATTCTTGCCTGCTTTATTGGCGTATCTCATGACTTCCTGCAAACAGGCTTCTGGGGGTTATTTACACTCGGTACGGAATTACCCAGAGATAACTCGGTTTTCCTGCTTGCTAAAGGGATCATCAGTCTGATCGTGGCCACCTTCGGGGTTGGCGTCTATTACTGGAGCATCCGCGATGCTTACCTGTGCGGACAAAAACGGGACGATGGTTTCGCCCTGACCAGTGTGAAAAAGCAGTATCAACTCCTGCTGAGTGAAGGCTTCCCTTACATGATGATCACCCCCGGCTTTATTCTGCTGGTGTTTGTGGTGGTCTTCCCGATCATTTTCGGTTTCTCAATTGCGTTTACCAACTACGATCTCTACCACACGCCACCGGCTAAACTGGTCGATTGGGTGGGGCTGAGAAATTTCTTCAATATTTTCCATCTGGATTTGTGGCGTTCGACCTTCTTTGACGTGCTGCAATGGACCGTGATCTGGACATTGATTGCGACCACGCTGCAGTGTGCGGTGGGTGTGCTGCTGGCGATCCTAGTGAACCAGAAAGATCTGCGCTTTAAACCTGTCATCCGTACCATTCTGATCCTGCCGTGGGCGGTGCCGGGCTTCGTAACAATTCTGGTGTTTGCCGGGATGTTCAACGAAACCTTCGGGGTCATCAACAACGGTATTCTGGCGGCACTGGGGATTACCCCCAAAGCGTGGATGACCGATCCGTTCTGGACGAAGACCGCCCTGATCATGATGCAGACCTGGCTGGGTTTCCCATTCGTGTTCGCGATGACGACCGGTGTGTTGCAGGCGATCCCGGATGATCTGTATGAAGCCGCCACCATTGATGGCGCCAGTGCCTGGCACAAGCTGACCACGATCACGCTGCCGCTGGTGCTCTACTCCATTGCACCGATCATCATCACGCAATACACCTTCAACTTTAATAACTTCAACATCATTTATCTGTTCAACAACGGTGGCCCGGCGGTGATGGGGTCGAATGCCGGTGGTACAGACATTCTGGTGTCGTGGATTTATAAGCTGACCATGTCGTCATCCCAATATGCGATTGCTGCCAGTATCACCATTCTGCTGTCGATCTTTGTTGTGGGTATCGCCCTGTGGCAATTCCGTGCGACTAACTCCTTCAAACAAGATGATATGGCATAA
- a CDS encoding sugar ABC transporter permease, translated as MSAKHSVKKSNFIRLSLSYLLILAVSVIIIYPLVWTVGASLNPGSSLLNTSIIPDNFSFLHYYELFNGDINYATWYWNSMKISFMTMVLTLISVSFTAYSFSRFRFRGRQNGLMLFLLLQMIPQFSALIAIFVLAQMLGLINSHLALVLVYVGGMIPMNTYLMKGYLDAIPKDLDESARMDGAGSFRIFIEIIMPLSKPIIAVVALFSFTGPLGDFILASTILRTPDKFTLPIGLYNLVSQKMGASYTTYAAGAVLIAVPVAILYLSLQKYFVSGLTAGGTKG; from the coding sequence ATGAGTGCAAAACACAGCGTTAAAAAGAGTAATTTCATTCGACTCAGCCTCTCGTATCTGCTGATCCTGGCCGTCTCCGTGATCATCATCTATCCACTGGTCTGGACGGTGGGGGCATCACTGAACCCGGGCAGCAGTCTGCTGAACACGTCGATCATTCCGGACAACTTCTCGTTCCTGCACTATTACGAGCTGTTCAACGGGGATATCAACTATGCGACCTGGTACTGGAACTCGATGAAAATCAGTTTCATGACCATGGTGCTGACGCTGATCAGTGTCAGTTTCACCGCTTATTCCTTCTCTCGCTTCCGTTTCCGCGGCCGACAGAACGGGTTGATGCTGTTCCTGCTGTTGCAGATGATCCCGCAGTTTTCCGCACTGATTGCGATCTTTGTACTGGCGCAGATGCTGGGCCTGATCAATAGCCACTTGGCGCTGGTTCTGGTCTATGTAGGCGGCATGATCCCGATGAATACCTATCTGATGAAAGGTTATCTGGATGCGATCCCGAAAGATCTGGACGAATCAGCCCGTATGGACGGTGCCGGCAGTTTCCGCATCTTCATCGAGATCATCATGCCGTTATCGAAACCGATCATTGCCGTGGTCGCGCTGTTCTCGTTCACCGGCCCACTGGGGGATTTCATTCTGGCCAGTACCATCCTGCGTACACCGGACAAATTCACGCTGCCGATCGGCCTTTACAACCTGGTCTCTCAGAAGATGGGCGCCAGCTATACCACGTATGCGGCTGGGGCTGTGCTGATCGCCGTGCCTGTCGCCATTCTTTATCTCTCTTTGCAGAAATACTTTGTTTCCGGCCTGACTGCGGGCGGCACCAAGGGTTAA
- a CDS encoding glycoside hydrolase family 53 protein, with product MKLKKSLVLAAMLMTGLLPVVHQAQAADSVQIQHVQHLPAGFIKGADMSMLNEVEKHGGKYYDQDGKQKDALLILKENGFNYIRLRLWNDPKDADGKGYGGGNNDLQSTIAMAKRAKALGFKFLLDFHYSDFWTDPGRQNKPKAWAKMNYDQLKVAVHDFTKTSIAEFKKAGVLPDMVQVGNEINSGMLWPEGKSWGQGGGEFDRLAGLLNAGIAGVKENLTDKDHVKIMLHLAEGTKNDTFVWWFDEISKRKVPFDVIGLSFYTYWNGPISALKYNMDDISKRYNKDVIVVEAAYGYTTDNCDNAENNFGQKEADDAGYPATVQGQANFLHDLIQSIASVPDQHGKGIFYWEPGWLPTPGATWATKAGMKYNNDDWKEGNARENQALFDCQGHVLPSIKVFN from the coding sequence ATGAAACTGAAAAAAAGTTTAGTACTGGCGGCCATGCTGATGACCGGCCTGCTGCCCGTGGTACATCAGGCTCAAGCAGCCGACAGCGTTCAGATCCAACATGTTCAGCATTTACCCGCGGGTTTTATCAAGGGTGCCGACATGTCCATGCTGAATGAAGTGGAAAAGCATGGTGGCAAATATTACGACCAGGACGGCAAACAGAAAGATGCCTTGCTGATCCTGAAGGAAAACGGCTTTAACTATATTCGCCTGCGCTTGTGGAATGATCCGAAAGATGCGGACGGCAAAGGTTACGGCGGTGGCAATAACGATCTGCAAAGCACGATCGCGATGGCCAAACGTGCCAAGGCATTGGGCTTCAAGTTCCTGCTGGATTTCCATTACAGCGATTTCTGGACCGATCCGGGTCGCCAGAACAAGCCCAAAGCCTGGGCCAAGATGAATTACGACCAGTTGAAAGTGGCCGTGCATGATTTCACCAAAACCAGCATCGCCGAATTCAAGAAAGCCGGTGTGTTGCCAGACATGGTTCAGGTGGGTAACGAGATCAACAGCGGCATGTTATGGCCGGAAGGGAAAAGCTGGGGGCAGGGCGGCGGTGAGTTTGACCGTCTGGCTGGCTTGCTGAACGCCGGGATCGCCGGGGTGAAAGAGAACCTGACGGACAAAGATCATGTGAAGATCATGCTGCATCTGGCCGAAGGCACCAAGAACGACACCTTCGTCTGGTGGTTTGATGAAATCAGCAAACGCAAAGTGCCGTTCGATGTCATCGGCCTGTCGTTCTACACCTACTGGAACGGCCCGATCAGTGCCCTGAAATACAACATGGACGACATCAGCAAACGCTACAACAAAGATGTGATCGTCGTTGAAGCGGCTTACGGTTACACCACCGACAACTGTGACAATGCCGAAAACAACTTTGGACAAAAAGAAGCAGACGACGCGGGTTATCCGGCAACCGTACAGGGGCAGGCCAACTTCTTACACGATCTGATCCAGAGCATTGCCTCAGTCCCTGATCAGCATGGGAAAGGCATTTTCTATTGGGAACCGGGTTGGTTGCCAACACCGGGTGCCACCTGGGCGACGAAAGCGGGCATGAAATACAACAACGATGACTGGAAAGAAGGCAACGCGCGTGAAAATCAGGCGTTGTTCGACTGCCAGGGTCATGTGCTGCCTTCCATCAAGGTCTTCAACTAA
- a CDS encoding beta-galactosidase encodes MQKFPPLSHKIPALLHGADYNPDQWLDCPEILEKDIEMMKQTRCNIMSVGIFSWVKLEPEEGRYEFGWLDQVLDRLYANGIYVFLATPSGARPAWLSQRFPQVLRVSKEKVRALHGGRHNHCLTSPVYREKVRQMNTALAKRYAHHPAVVGWHISNEYSGECHCDLCQNQFRDWLKARYGSLDALNHAWWSDFWSHTYTDWAQIESPSSIGETSIHGLNLDWKRFNTAQVTDFCAEEIKPLKAENPELPTTTNFMEYFYDYDYWQLSKVIDFISWDSYPLWHNDSDDCTLAAYTGMYHDLMRTLKGGKPFFLMESTPSLTNWQPISKLKKPGMHILSSLQAIAHGSDSVQYFQWRKSRGSVEKFHGAVVDHVGHINTRVGQEVQALGEILASLSSVVGSRVDAEVAIIFDWESRWAMDNAQGPRNAGLFYEKTVTEHYRSFWEQGIAVDVINADCDLSQYKLVIAPMLYMVRDGFAERVAAFVKAGGNFVTTYWSGIVNDSDLCHLGGFPGPLRPILGVWAEEIDSLYDHETNSINGLSGNELGLSGPYTVTHLCDLIQLEGARALAAYGSDFYAGRPAVTVNDYGQGKAYYIASRNDLAFQRDFFGQLSKTLQLKQALPTTLPLGVTAQRRTDGEQEFIFLQNYTQNECFVTLPATYQDMVTEKTISGLVALPPFGIRILNNAL; translated from the coding sequence ATGCAGAAGTTTCCTCCTCTGAGCCACAAGATCCCGGCATTGCTGCACGGTGCCGATTACAACCCGGATCAGTGGCTGGATTGTCCGGAAATATTAGAAAAAGACATCGAAATGATGAAGCAGACCCGCTGTAACATCATGTCGGTCGGCATTTTCAGTTGGGTCAAACTGGAGCCGGAAGAGGGGCGTTATGAGTTCGGCTGGCTGGATCAGGTGTTAGATCGCCTGTATGCCAACGGCATTTATGTGTTTCTGGCCACCCCCAGCGGGGCACGCCCTGCATGGTTATCTCAGCGTTTTCCGCAAGTGTTGCGCGTCAGCAAAGAAAAAGTACGGGCGCTGCACGGTGGTCGTCATAACCACTGCCTGACCTCGCCGGTCTATCGCGAAAAAGTCCGTCAGATGAATACCGCCCTAGCGAAGCGCTATGCTCATCATCCGGCGGTCGTAGGCTGGCACATTTCCAACGAATACAGTGGCGAATGCCATTGTGATCTCTGCCAGAATCAATTCCGCGACTGGCTGAAGGCGCGTTATGGATCGCTGGACGCGCTGAACCATGCCTGGTGGAGCGATTTCTGGAGCCATACCTATACCGATTGGGCACAAATTGAATCACCGTCATCAATTGGTGAAACATCGATCCACGGTTTGAATTTAGACTGGAAACGCTTTAACACCGCACAGGTGACCGATTTCTGTGCCGAAGAGATCAAACCGCTGAAGGCGGAAAACCCGGAGTTGCCAACCACCACCAATTTCATGGAGTATTTCTATGACTATGATTATTGGCAGCTTTCCAAGGTCATCGACTTTATCTCCTGGGACAGTTATCCACTTTGGCATAACGACAGCGATGACTGCACGCTGGCAGCGTACACCGGGATGTATCACGATCTGATGCGTACTCTGAAGGGTGGCAAACCGTTCTTTTTAATGGAATCAACCCCCAGTCTGACCAACTGGCAGCCGATCAGTAAACTGAAAAAACCGGGCATGCATATCCTGTCTTCACTTCAGGCAATCGCCCATGGTTCCGATTCCGTGCAATATTTCCAATGGCGCAAGAGCCGGGGTTCGGTCGAGAAATTCCACGGTGCGGTGGTGGATCATGTCGGCCATATCAACACCCGTGTCGGTCAGGAAGTGCAGGCGCTGGGTGAGATCCTGGCTTCGTTGTCGTCGGTCGTCGGTTCCCGGGTAGACGCCGAAGTGGCGATCATTTTTGACTGGGAAAGTCGCTGGGCGATGGACAACGCACAAGGGCCTCGCAATGCCGGTCTGTTCTATGAGAAAACCGTGACCGAACATTACCGTTCGTTCTGGGAACAGGGGATTGCCGTTGATGTGATCAACGCCGACTGCGATCTGAGCCAGTACAAACTGGTGATCGCACCGATGCTGTATATGGTGCGCGATGGTTTTGCCGAGCGTGTCGCTGCCTTTGTGAAAGCAGGAGGCAATTTTGTCACGACCTACTGGTCTGGCATCGTCAACGACAGTGACCTGTGTCATCTCGGTGGTTTCCCCGGGCCGTTACGTCCGATCCTAGGCGTGTGGGCGGAAGAGATCGATAGTCTGTATGACCATGAAACCAATAGCATCAACGGTCTGAGCGGCAACGAACTGGGCTTATCCGGTCCTTACACCGTGACGCATTTGTGTGACCTGATCCAGCTGGAAGGGGCTCGAGCACTGGCTGCGTATGGTTCCGATTTCTATGCTGGTCGTCCAGCCGTGACGGTGAATGATTACGGGCAGGGTAAAGCGTATTACATTGCTTCGCGGAATGATCTTGCGTTCCAGCGTGATTTCTTCGGGCAGTTAAGTAAAACACTGCAGCTGAAACAGGCACTGCCAACCACATTGCCGTTGGGTGTCACCGCACAACGGCGTACGGATGGTGAGCAGGAGTTTATTTTCCTGCAAAACTACACCCAGAATGAATGCTTTGTGACGCTGCCTGCAACCTATCAGGATATGGTCACCGAGAAAACGATTTCCGGATTAGTGGCACTGCCACCATTCGGCATCCGAATTCTGAATAACGCCCTATAA
- a CDS encoding glucose PTS transporter subunit EIIB, which translates to MVNMKDFKRLFTQALGRKSEENEIVTFDSDVLALISAFGGKENIFSFDACLTRLRVEVNNLALVNIDKLQQAGAIGVVTVGHEVQAIFGTRSDNLRKDLENWFGLWQE; encoded by the coding sequence ATGGTAAATATGAAGGATTTTAAACGTTTGTTTACGCAGGCTTTAGGTCGTAAATCAGAAGAAAATGAAATTGTCACATTTGATTCTGATGTTTTAGCCTTAATTTCCGCGTTTGGTGGTAAAGAAAATATATTTAGTTTTGATGCCTGCCTGACACGCCTGCGTGTTGAGGTCAATAATCTGGCATTAGTGAATATTGATAAATTACAGCAGGCTGGGGCAATTGGCGTCGTGACGGTCGGCCATGAGGTACAGGCAATATTCGGCACCCGTTCTGATAATCTGAGAAAAGATTTGGAAAACTGGTTCGGTTTGTGGCAGGAATAA
- the galR gene encoding HTH-type transcriptional regulator GalR — protein sequence MATIKDVALLSGVSVATVSRVINNSPKASQESRDAVFKAMAELQYHPNANARALAHQNAQTLGIVVADVSDPFFGAMVKAAEQVAQAAGNFLLVGNGYHDAQKEKQMIEQLIRHRCAGLIVHAKMLSDDELKLFMSHVPGMVLVNRVLKGYETRCISLDDRYGSWLATRHLIHEGHTRIGFLCSNHDISDSHDRLQGYIDALQDHSIPVDERLISRGEPDETGGEAAMTDLLGRTHNLTGVVCYNDSMAAGALSVLNDNGISVPKDISLIGFDDVLIARYLHPKLTTIRYPVVAMATQAAQLALALANGETLPDVTNMLTPTLVRRHSVANLDYRNA from the coding sequence ATGGCCACAATAAAAGATGTAGCTCTGTTATCTGGAGTTTCAGTAGCAACAGTATCAAGAGTCATTAACAACTCACCGAAGGCGAGTCAGGAATCACGTGACGCTGTATTTAAAGCTATGGCGGAACTTCAATATCATCCGAACGCAAATGCCAGAGCACTTGCCCATCAAAACGCCCAGACACTCGGCATCGTCGTCGCAGATGTGTCGGATCCTTTTTTTGGTGCGATGGTAAAAGCCGCAGAGCAGGTGGCGCAAGCGGCCGGCAATTTCCTGCTGGTGGGCAATGGTTATCATGATGCCCAGAAAGAAAAGCAGATGATCGAGCAGTTAATCAGACATCGCTGCGCGGGTTTGATTGTTCATGCCAAAATGCTTTCTGACGATGAACTCAAGCTGTTTATGAGCCATGTCCCTGGCATGGTGTTGGTCAACCGGGTATTGAAAGGTTATGAAACGCGCTGCATCTCGTTAGATGACCGATATGGTTCTTGGCTGGCCACACGTCACTTGATCCATGAAGGGCACACCCGAATTGGTTTTTTATGTTCCAATCACGACATCTCTGATTCGCATGATCGGCTGCAAGGCTATATCGATGCGCTGCAGGATCACTCCATTCCGGTGGATGAACGCCTGATCTCTCGTGGCGAACCGGATGAAACCGGTGGCGAAGCCGCGATGACCGATCTGCTCGGTCGTACCCATAACCTGACCGGTGTGGTCTGTTATAACGACTCCATGGCTGCCGGTGCGTTGTCGGTCTTAAATGACAATGGGATTTCAGTACCCAAAGATATCTCGCTGATCGGTTTTGACGATGTGTTGATCGCCCGATACCTGCATCCGAAATTGACCACCATTCGCTATCCGGTCGTGGCAATGGCGACGCAGGCGGCACAACTGGCACTGGCGTTGGCTAATGGTGAAACCTTACCGGATGTCACCAACATGCTGACACCGACCCTGGTTCGACGGCACTCGGTTGCCAATCTGGATTATCGTAACGCCTGA
- the galE gene encoding UDP-glucose 4-epimerase GalE — MKILVTGGTGYIGSHTCLALIAAGIEPVILDNLSNSKLAVLNRIEAVSGQRPLFYQGDIRDAALLDRIFQEQPIAGVIHFAALKAVGESTQKPFEYFENNIAGTLTLLGAMRRAGCFRFIFSSSATVYGDPKTVPLREDSPRASLSPYGRTKLMIEQMLEDMQQVDPRWSITLLRYFNPIGAHASGQMGEDPQGIPNNLMPYITQVAIGRRDCLNIFGNDYPTKDGTCVRDYIHVMDLAEGHVKAWQVCGEQAGLHIYNLGTGQGVSVLEMVHAFARASGLEINYKIVARRPGDVAECWADPSKAQRELGWKATRTLDDMTRDSWCWQQANPNGYEEEAHV; from the coding sequence ATGAAGATTCTAGTGACCGGCGGAACAGGGTATATCGGCAGTCATACCTGCCTGGCCCTGATTGCGGCAGGGATCGAACCGGTGATCCTCGATAACCTCTCCAACAGCAAGTTGGCTGTCTTGAACCGGATCGAAGCCGTCTCCGGCCAGCGCCCGCTGTTTTATCAGGGTGATATCCGCGATGCGGCCCTGTTGGATCGTATCTTTCAGGAACAGCCCATCGCGGGCGTTATCCATTTCGCTGCCCTGAAAGCGGTCGGTGAATCCACCCAAAAACCGTTCGAGTATTTCGAGAACAATATCGCCGGTACGCTGACTCTGCTCGGTGCCATGCGCCGTGCCGGTTGTTTCCGCTTCATCTTCAGCTCGTCGGCCACCGTCTATGGCGACCCGAAGACCGTGCCGCTGCGTGAAGATTCACCGCGCGCCAGCTTAAGCCCGTATGGCCGTACCAAGCTGATGATCGAGCAGATGCTGGAAGATATGCAGCAGGTCGATCCACGCTGGAGTATCACGCTGCTGCGCTATTTCAACCCGATCGGGGCACATGCCTCCGGCCAGATGGGTGAAGATCCGCAGGGGATCCCGAATAACCTGATGCCGTATATCACGCAGGTGGCGATTGGCCGCCGCGATTGCCTGAATATCTTCGGCAATGACTACCCGACGAAAGATGGCACCTGTGTGCGCGATTACATCCATGTCATGGATTTGGCCGAAGGGCATGTCAAAGCCTGGCAGGTCTGTGGCGAACAGGCCGGATTGCACATCTACAATCTTGGCACCGGACAGGGCGTGAGCGTGCTCGAGATGGTGCATGCTTTTGCCCGCGCCAGCGGTCTGGAAATCAATTACAAAATCGTGGCACGACGCCCGGGCGATGTTGCCGAATGCTGGGCTGACCCAAGCAAGGCACAACGCGAACTGGGTTGGAAAGCGACCCGCACCCTGGATGACATGACCCGCGATAGCTGGTGCTGGCAGCAGGCAAACCCGAATGGTTACGAGGAAGAAGCCCATGTTTGA
- the galT gene encoding galactose-1-phosphate uridylyltransferase — protein sequence MFDPIDHPHRRFNPLTGQWVLVSPHRAKRPWQGQVEKAAPDDRPAHDPECFLCAGNTRVNGEQNPDYQGTFVFTNDFAALMTDTPASPPSADPLFQCESARGTSRVICFSPDHSKTLPELPVAAIRRVIDTWCEQVAELSQTYPWVQVFENKGAAMGCSNPHPHGQIWANSFLPNELAREAQTQQQWLAEKGTPMLLQYAQQESQSGERTVVETEHWIAVVPYWAAWPFETLLLPKAHVTRLTELSEAQKQDLALALKQLTSRYDNLFQCSFPYSMGWHGAPHTADDARHWQLHAHFYPPLLRSATVRKFMVGYEMLAETQRDLTPEQAAERLRAVSDIHYKEQA from the coding sequence ATGTTTGATCCGATTGATCATCCCCATCGTCGTTTTAATCCGCTGACCGGCCAGTGGGTGCTGGTTTCGCCACACCGTGCTAAACGGCCGTGGCAGGGACAGGTTGAGAAAGCCGCCCCGGACGATCGTCCGGCGCATGATCCGGAATGCTTCCTGTGTGCCGGCAATACCCGCGTCAACGGCGAGCAGAACCCGGATTATCAGGGCACCTTTGTCTTCACCAACGATTTTGCGGCGCTGATGACCGATACCCCGGCTTCGCCGCCGTCAGCCGACCCGCTGTTCCAGTGTGAATCGGCCCGCGGCACCAGCCGGGTGATCTGTTTCTCCCCGGATCATAGCAAGACCCTGCCGGAGCTGCCGGTTGCGGCGATCCGCCGGGTGATTGATACCTGGTGTGAACAGGTGGCCGAACTGTCGCAAACCTACCCGTGGGTTCAGGTATTCGAGAACAAGGGCGCGGCGATGGGCTGCTCCAATCCGCATCCACATGGCCAGATCTGGGCCAACAGCTTCCTGCCGAATGAACTGGCCCGTGAAGCGCAGACCCAGCAGCAGTGGCTGGCGGAAAAAGGTACGCCGATGCTGCTGCAATATGCGCAGCAGGAGTCGCAGTCCGGTGAGCGGACCGTGGTGGAAACCGAGCACTGGATCGCCGTGGTGCCGTACTGGGCGGCCTGGCCGTTTGAAACCCTGTTACTGCCCAAGGCCCACGTCACCCGTCTGACCGAACTGAGCGAGGCCCAAAAGCAGGATCTGGCACTGGCGCTGAAGCAACTGACCAGCCGTTACGACAACCTGTTCCAGTGTTCGTTCCCGTATTCGATGGGCTGGCATGGCGCGCCGCACACTGCGGACGATGCCCGTCACTGGCAGTTGCATGCCCATTTCTATCCGCCGCTGCTGCGTTCAGCGACGGTCCGTAAATTCATGGTGGGGTATGAAATGCTGGCGGAAACCCAGCGTGATCTGACCCCGGAACAGGCCGCAGAGCGTCTGCGTGCCGTGAGCGATATTCATTACAAAGAACAGGCTTGA
- the galK gene encoding galactokinase — translation MSLKEKVLAVFQRSFGGEPDLFVRAPGRVNLIGEHTDYNDGFVLPCAIDYETVVAVQRRDDDQVVVVAADYANQRDEFSLTQPITAHADQLWSNYIRGVVKYLLEKGLALKGLNLVVSGNVPQGAGLSSSASLEVAIGEAFNQAYQLGLTPAAIALNGQEAENKFVGCNCGIMDQMISASGEKDHALLLDCRSLETRLVKMPEDLAVLIVHSNVKRGLVDSEYNTRREQCEAAARHFGVKALRDVNLAQLQSAAEQGKLEPVVYQRARHVITENARTLAAADALAVGDLEKMGVLMAESHQSMRDDFAITVPAIDTLVEILQQAIGREGGARMTGGGFGGCVVALLRPAQVDAVIAAVAEEYPAKTGLKPTCYVCKARAGAGIC, via the coding sequence ATGTCATTAAAAGAGAAAGTACTGGCTGTCTTTCAACGCAGCTTTGGTGGTGAGCCCGATTTGTTTGTCCGGGCACCAGGGCGGGTGAATCTGATTGGGGAACACACCGACTACAACGACGGCTTTGTGCTGCCGTGTGCCATCGATTACGAGACCGTGGTGGCCGTACAGCGCCGCGATGATGACCAGGTCGTCGTGGTGGCGGCCGATTACGCCAATCAGCGCGATGAGTTTTCGCTGACCCAGCCCATCACGGCGCACGCCGACCAGCTGTGGAGCAACTACATCCGCGGTGTGGTGAAGTACCTGCTGGAGAAAGGGCTGGCGCTGAAGGGGCTGAACTTAGTGGTCTCCGGTAACGTGCCACAAGGCGCGGGATTAAGCTCATCGGCGTCTCTCGAAGTCGCCATTGGCGAAGCGTTCAATCAGGCGTATCAGCTGGGTTTAACCCCGGCGGCGATTGCCCTGAACGGTCAGGAAGCCGAGAACAAATTTGTCGGCTGTAACTGCGGCATCATGGATCAGATGATCTCCGCCAGTGGTGAGAAAGACCACGCGCTGCTGCTGGATTGCCGTTCCCTGGAAACCCGGCTGGTGAAAATGCCGGAAGATCTGGCGGTGCTGATTGTGCACTCGAATGTGAAACGCGGACTGGTTGACAGTGAATACAACACCCGGCGGGAACAATGCGAAGCGGCGGCCCGGCATTTTGGGGTGAAAGCCCTGCGGGATGTGAATCTGGCGCAACTGCAAAGTGCGGCGGAGCAGGGCAAGCTGGAACCGGTGGTGTATCAACGGGCCCGGCATGTCATTACCGAAAATGCGCGGACGCTGGCGGCGGCGGATGCGCTGGCAGTGGGCGATTTGGAGAAGATGGGCGTGCTGATGGCTGAATCGCACCAGTCGATGCGCGATGATTTTGCCATCACCGTGCCGGCCATTGATACGCTGGTTGAGATTTTACAGCAGGCAATTGGTCGCGAGGGCGGTGCCCGTATGACCGGCGGTGGTTTTGGTGGTTGTGTGGTGGCGCTGCTGCGTCCGGCACAGGTAGACGCGGTCATTGCGGCGGTGGCGGAAGAATATCCGGCGAAAACCGGGCTGAAACCGACTTGCTATGTGTGCAAAGCGCGGGCCGGCGCTGGGATCTGCTAA